A genomic window from Silene latifolia isolate original U9 population chromosome Y, ASM4854445v1, whole genome shotgun sequence includes:
- the LOC141626691 gene encoding uncharacterized protein LOC141626691 yields METCSSKNGDSDIGCITNDIMKMDLSSILMHCSTDYKEDLVCYYIAEVRDIISEKPWHYPSCIKCTTRSQYKNSKFYCNNCEKIMETQTIKYRIELQVQESDSTATFVIFDKDAKRLIGQDAATLSDAQQLEKEDDEDYIPLPTLMKNTFIGKQFQFKIKVVKTNHGNQGDNCFNVINILDDTTVEVANLTAKSTISGKRAHSVIDLEQTHKKRSKPLRDATQQ; encoded by the exons ATGGAAACCTGCAG TTCAAAGAATGGAGATTCAGATATTGGATGTATTACTAATGATATTATGAAAATGGACCTCAGTAGCATCCTTATGCATTGTAGTACGGATTACAAAGAG GATCTGGTTTGCTACTACATTGCAGAAGTGAGAGATATTATTTCCGAAAAACCTTGGCATTACCCATCATGTATTAAATGTACAACCAGGTCACAGTATAAAAATTCCAAGTTTTATTGCAACAACTGTGAAAAAATAATGGAGACTCAAACTATTAA ATATAGAATTGAGTTACAAGTACAAGAATCAGACTCTACTGCAACTTTTGTCATATTTGACAAGGACGCCAAAAGGTTAATTGGCCAGGATGCTGCTACTCTTAGCGATGCACAACAATTAGAG AAGGAGGATGATGAAGATTACATCCCATTGCCaactttgatgaaaaacacatttATTGGAAaacaatttcaattcaaaattaaAGTTGTCAAAACAAATCACGGCAATCAAGGCGACAATTGTTTCAACGTCATCAACATTTTAGATGACACCACAGTCGAG GTAGCAAACTTAACAGCTAAATCAACAATTTCTGGGAAACGTGCCCATTCAGTAATTGATCTTGAACAGACACACAAAAAGAGGTCAAAACCACTAAGAGACGCAACTCAGCAATGA